A window from Dromaius novaehollandiae isolate bDroNov1 chromosome 1, bDroNov1.hap1, whole genome shotgun sequence encodes these proteins:
- the RNF6 gene encoding E3 ubiquitin-protein ligase RNF6 isoform X1, whose amino-acid sequence MGRKRRRPRMHQNGSHKEHEKGRLGIIAMDRSRHHAGNGNEQASSRERSYGEDERQRQLERLSREEAYYQFINELNEEDYRLMRDRNLLGTPGEITAEELQQRLEGAKERLASQTDPENRDSESRTAGDSDVLGESSNGDSLLEWLNTFRRTGNATRSGQSGNQTWRAVSRTNPNSGEFRFSLEININHEHNNFETAGEEYVGIDSSRMYLERRHQRAVSPVTTRTRSRTSREANSDASSTARARSVRSSVAQSSEAASRPVSGRLRSRTRELSGLYRTTTVRNSSTATGEQREMPERGTSTGLPRGRARANVRMSTNQRLEILRLRSTLSSRSRSPLQRQDDAAHSEEHGQRQDRSAQQTNRSRRQTAQLSPQPAEEQGRGNTQTPQLSSAAPSLGITLEEEESSRPIAAVRRHPTITLDLQVRRIRPGENRDRDSIASRTRSRVGMAENTVTFESDSGGFRRTISRSERAGIRTYVSTIRIPLRRISETGLGEPSSVALRSILRQIMTGFGELSSLMETESNSEMQRGGHHLSDVHSEQNNSNSANNSSDPSEISSRNGRAVEGSSETNGQSDDTQRYRLNNESQDNRQSQDANNLVENGTLPILRLAHFFLLNEDDDDERLRGLTKEQIDNLSTRNYGDINTENEISKTCSVCINEYVTGNKLRQLPCMHEFHIHCIDRWLSENSTCPICRQPVLGSNATDNG is encoded by the exons atggggaggaaaaggaggagaccAAGGATGCATCAGAATGGATCCCACAAAGAACATGAGAAAG GGCGGCTCGGCATTATCGCTATGGATCGCTCTCGGCACCATGCAGGGAATGGCAATGAGCAGGCATCTTCACGAGAACGCAGTTACGGTGAAGATGAGAGACAACGACAGCTAGAGCGCCTCAGTAGGGAGGAGGCTTATTACCAATTCATTAATGAACTCAATGAGGAAGACTACAGGTTAATGAGAGACCGCAATCTGCTTGGCACTCCTG GGGAAATAACAGCAGAAGAGTTGCAGCAACGTTTGGAGGGGGCTAAGGAGCGTCTTGCATCACAAACTGATCCCGAAAACAGAGACAGCGAAAGCAGAACTGCTGGAG atTCTGATGTTCTTGGAGAAAGCTCAAATGGTGACTCTTTGCTTGAATGGCTGAACACATTTCGTCGCACAGGAAATGCCACTCGCAGTGGACAGAGTGGGAACCAAACCTGGAGAGCTGTGAGTCGAACAAATCCAAACAGTGGGGAATTCCGATTTAGTCTTGAAATCAACATAAATCATGAACATAACAATTTTGAAACTGCTGGTGAAGAGTACGTGGGTATAGATAGTAGCAGAATGTATTTAGAAAGAAGACATCAAAGAGCTGTCAGTCCAGTAACCACACGAACAAGGAGCAGGACCTCAAGAGAGGCAAACAGCGATGCTTCAAGCACTGCAAGGGCCAGGTCTGTAAGAAGTTCAGTGGCACAAAGCTCTGAAGCAGCCTCTCGCCCAGTCTCAGGGAGGCTCAGAAGTAGAACTAGGGAGTTGTCAGGCCTTTACAGAACAACTACCGTACGTAATAGTTCTACAGCTACTGGTGAACAAAGAGAAATGCCAGAAAGAGGTACTTCTACAGGACTCCCAAGAGGTAGAGCTAGAGCTAATGTTCGGATGAGTACAAACCAAAGATTAGAAATTCTACGGTTAAGGTCTACTCTGAGTAGTCGAAGCCGCTCTCCGCTGCAAAGACAAGATGACGCTGCTCATTCTGAGGAACATGGGCAGAGGCAAGATAGAAGTGCACAGCAAACCAATAGAAGTAgaagacagacagcacagctttCTCCACAGCCTGCTGAAGAACAAGGGAGAGGTAACACTCAGACTCCTCAACTTTCCAGTGCAGCGCCATCCTTAGGAATAACTTTGGAAGAGGAAGAATCTAGTAGGCCAATAGCTGCTGTTAGAAGGCATCCAACAATTACATTAGATCTTCAGGTGAGAAGAATTCGCCCTGGAGAAAACAGAGATCGGGACAGTATTGCTAGTAGAACTCGTTCTAGAGTAGGAATGGCAGAAAACACTGTTACTTTTGAAAGTGACAGTGGGGGATTTCGACGTACGATATCACGATCAGAACGTGCGGGTATTCGAACCTACGTTAGCACTATACGGATACCTCTTCGTCGGATTTCAGAAACTGGACTTGGTGAACCTTCGTCAGTGGCTCTTCGATCAATTCTTCGACAAATTATGACAGGTTTTGGAGAACTGAGTTCTTTAATGGAGACAGAATCCAACTCAGAAATGCAAAGAGGTGGTCATCACTTATCAGATGTGCACTCAGAGCAGAATAACTCAAATTCAGCAAACAATAGTAGTGATCCAAGTGAGATTTCTTCTAGAAATGGGCGTGCGGTAGAAGGCAGCAGTGAAACAAATGGACAGAGTGATGATACTCAACGTTATCGTCTCAATAACGAAAGTCAAGATAACAGACAGTCTCAAGATGCTAACAACCTAGTGGAAAATGGAACACTGCCTATTCTTCGACTTGCTCACTTCTTCTTGCtgaatgaagatgatgatgatgagcgTTTAAGAGGTCTAACCAAAGAACAGATTGACAATCTTTCTACCCGGAACTATGGGGATATTAACACTGAGAATGAAATAAGTAAAACATGTAGTGTTTGCATTAATGAGTATGTAACAGGAAATAAGCTAAGGCAGTTACCTTGCATGCATGAGTTTCATATTCATTGTATTGATCGCTGGCTTTCAGAAAATTCCACCTGCCCAATTTGTCGGCAGCCCGTATTAGGGTCTAATGCCACAGACAATggctaa
- the RNF6 gene encoding E3 ubiquitin-protein ligase RNF6 isoform X2 encodes MDRSRHHAGNGNEQASSRERSYGEDERQRQLERLSREEAYYQFINELNEEDYRLMRDRNLLGTPGEITAEELQQRLEGAKERLASQTDPENRDSESRTAGDSDVLGESSNGDSLLEWLNTFRRTGNATRSGQSGNQTWRAVSRTNPNSGEFRFSLEININHEHNNFETAGEEYVGIDSSRMYLERRHQRAVSPVTTRTRSRTSREANSDASSTARARSVRSSVAQSSEAASRPVSGRLRSRTRELSGLYRTTTVRNSSTATGEQREMPERGTSTGLPRGRARANVRMSTNQRLEILRLRSTLSSRSRSPLQRQDDAAHSEEHGQRQDRSAQQTNRSRRQTAQLSPQPAEEQGRGNTQTPQLSSAAPSLGITLEEEESSRPIAAVRRHPTITLDLQVRRIRPGENRDRDSIASRTRSRVGMAENTVTFESDSGGFRRTISRSERAGIRTYVSTIRIPLRRISETGLGEPSSVALRSILRQIMTGFGELSSLMETESNSEMQRGGHHLSDVHSEQNNSNSANNSSDPSEISSRNGRAVEGSSETNGQSDDTQRYRLNNESQDNRQSQDANNLVENGTLPILRLAHFFLLNEDDDDERLRGLTKEQIDNLSTRNYGDINTENEISKTCSVCINEYVTGNKLRQLPCMHEFHIHCIDRWLSENSTCPICRQPVLGSNATDNG; translated from the exons ATGGATCGCTCTCGGCACCATGCAGGGAATGGCAATGAGCAGGCATCTTCACGAGAACGCAGTTACGGTGAAGATGAGAGACAACGACAGCTAGAGCGCCTCAGTAGGGAGGAGGCTTATTACCAATTCATTAATGAACTCAATGAGGAAGACTACAGGTTAATGAGAGACCGCAATCTGCTTGGCACTCCTG GGGAAATAACAGCAGAAGAGTTGCAGCAACGTTTGGAGGGGGCTAAGGAGCGTCTTGCATCACAAACTGATCCCGAAAACAGAGACAGCGAAAGCAGAACTGCTGGAG atTCTGATGTTCTTGGAGAAAGCTCAAATGGTGACTCTTTGCTTGAATGGCTGAACACATTTCGTCGCACAGGAAATGCCACTCGCAGTGGACAGAGTGGGAACCAAACCTGGAGAGCTGTGAGTCGAACAAATCCAAACAGTGGGGAATTCCGATTTAGTCTTGAAATCAACATAAATCATGAACATAACAATTTTGAAACTGCTGGTGAAGAGTACGTGGGTATAGATAGTAGCAGAATGTATTTAGAAAGAAGACATCAAAGAGCTGTCAGTCCAGTAACCACACGAACAAGGAGCAGGACCTCAAGAGAGGCAAACAGCGATGCTTCAAGCACTGCAAGGGCCAGGTCTGTAAGAAGTTCAGTGGCACAAAGCTCTGAAGCAGCCTCTCGCCCAGTCTCAGGGAGGCTCAGAAGTAGAACTAGGGAGTTGTCAGGCCTTTACAGAACAACTACCGTACGTAATAGTTCTACAGCTACTGGTGAACAAAGAGAAATGCCAGAAAGAGGTACTTCTACAGGACTCCCAAGAGGTAGAGCTAGAGCTAATGTTCGGATGAGTACAAACCAAAGATTAGAAATTCTACGGTTAAGGTCTACTCTGAGTAGTCGAAGCCGCTCTCCGCTGCAAAGACAAGATGACGCTGCTCATTCTGAGGAACATGGGCAGAGGCAAGATAGAAGTGCACAGCAAACCAATAGAAGTAgaagacagacagcacagctttCTCCACAGCCTGCTGAAGAACAAGGGAGAGGTAACACTCAGACTCCTCAACTTTCCAGTGCAGCGCCATCCTTAGGAATAACTTTGGAAGAGGAAGAATCTAGTAGGCCAATAGCTGCTGTTAGAAGGCATCCAACAATTACATTAGATCTTCAGGTGAGAAGAATTCGCCCTGGAGAAAACAGAGATCGGGACAGTATTGCTAGTAGAACTCGTTCTAGAGTAGGAATGGCAGAAAACACTGTTACTTTTGAAAGTGACAGTGGGGGATTTCGACGTACGATATCACGATCAGAACGTGCGGGTATTCGAACCTACGTTAGCACTATACGGATACCTCTTCGTCGGATTTCAGAAACTGGACTTGGTGAACCTTCGTCAGTGGCTCTTCGATCAATTCTTCGACAAATTATGACAGGTTTTGGAGAACTGAGTTCTTTAATGGAGACAGAATCCAACTCAGAAATGCAAAGAGGTGGTCATCACTTATCAGATGTGCACTCAGAGCAGAATAACTCAAATTCAGCAAACAATAGTAGTGATCCAAGTGAGATTTCTTCTAGAAATGGGCGTGCGGTAGAAGGCAGCAGTGAAACAAATGGACAGAGTGATGATACTCAACGTTATCGTCTCAATAACGAAAGTCAAGATAACAGACAGTCTCAAGATGCTAACAACCTAGTGGAAAATGGAACACTGCCTATTCTTCGACTTGCTCACTTCTTCTTGCtgaatgaagatgatgatgatgagcgTTTAAGAGGTCTAACCAAAGAACAGATTGACAATCTTTCTACCCGGAACTATGGGGATATTAACACTGAGAATGAAATAAGTAAAACATGTAGTGTTTGCATTAATGAGTATGTAACAGGAAATAAGCTAAGGCAGTTACCTTGCATGCATGAGTTTCATATTCATTGTATTGATCGCTGGCTTTCAGAAAATTCCACCTGCCCAATTTGTCGGCAGCCCGTATTAGGGTCTAATGCCACAGACAATggctaa